From the genome of Vanessa atalanta chromosome 30, ilVanAtal1.2, whole genome shotgun sequence, one region includes:
- the LOC125075261 gene encoding uncharacterized protein LOC125075261 isoform X2, producing the protein MLLNKYFASMQEVKTSAKLEEVSNGENNNDDDIVIDDDLGLLDDGLDTNLVLEIEELKLKHLKLQEAQIQCKQRMLLLNRIGKNTAQKPAVNRCMLPDGRIVVRNTNERTEQQDVAFSSAAGDSRAMSCSCEHNPWNEPGTSDSSTPSTCVLCSKDKDKKDKSDLDFDRYVKSVNSVTRSVDVSQKSDKFKMREDTKKAAIRSDCTKKSDRSDDKRDVKLVRRSDLTCVCDSDDDFDETDRLIQLRDYDYIDIVDDNMKIVIALSGYPKSKMQLKQMERFQRSLHDVMDMQLKAGLLKKTPTFLDYYLNRGAIVCICKNVDSRDWVVRIIPGLQERMGSNLVLLKAKVKRLCLGVIKTPKSSWPATAQDAFKLLQYFNPNLKTHLWKIYSQKIIDDVESTSFIIDRVSGEFIRGPSFKNVIDYNQMVFELMGNTEIYYDSYLSDMNEDLSSVASRVKLLQEIKSNDSTPRNLEIKDDNDEENEGINDYPDEASDRNEQTFEIKRSSDDQNKDVDADKGLDVTVTKYVSDDQSACNRDDIWITETDNLNCNKTVSNESKEVEVIDASTSTIAISEQTESFAESFETVTVKNSNLNIDSSRGIAYNRRTNYLHVENELKISLVLDGYPQNKLEGTHIRRLKHLFKDYLHKDMKLQRFCNMIIPKFHDVYLSNGAVIYVCDSLESRDYLMELLPKFINSTGLKLNFRDVNNLVRYTRIIMKLPQELSNVESHDILYALKMKYPKLNPDGWKYYSDVAGKQKRQFGVDPISLEVIKCPSFDPIYEGKTISFRIIDRQKRDSTKSDCDFKESEYENDETKKLKQELLHVMYSPIESDIMNVPLTRIRTNHYSDLVADDLKLYVGPANYPETRIDEMEFYSIKRTMNNIVFGNYDGCFESVPRFRDIYLFDGVIFIICQNMSSRVWVEENVANINAKMSMNLKVTEFRGAVGIISMVVRTDKDADEVISLLQKQNPRLRTKFWRKINTVHTRTKLDVVLQIDKLSAQIITDKDFNGTIGDDSVEFKLGHLKSMLKPKMSIHDNSNNNISTGNSSPSNHILAEKTNPNIKDENVKLVQEKFNSTFFDKGNEENSPRSMRNLGFRESNVFFYTDIDKNSDRDSVKSFRNNAQGHCKMVLKVPMNILPESKDGLEVILDLLEDKNPGLNTELWKVEKISQNNRGKFNILIDKHSASIIKGEGFDPTIGGERLKFLL; encoded by the exons ATGCTTCTCAACAAATACTTTGCTTCTATGCAAGAAGTAAAAACTTCGGC GAAGCTGGAGGAGGTGTCAAATGGTGAAAATAATAACGATGATGATATCGTAATTGATGATGACCTG GGTCTTTTGGACGACGGTCTCGACACGAATCTGGTGCTGGAGATTGAGGAGTTGAAGCTGAAACATCTGAAGCTCCAGGAGGCTCAGATACAATGCAAGCAGAGGATGCTGCTGCTCAACCGTATAGGGAAGAAC ACAGCTCAGAAACCCGCGGTCAATAGGTGCATGTTGCCCGATGGGAGGATTGTCGTTCGCAACACAAACGAAAG AACGGAACAGCAGGACGTCGCGTTCAGTTCAGCGGCTGGTGATTCG AGGGCGATGAGCTGCTCCTGTGAACACAATCCTTGGAACGAACCAGGAACGTCTGACAGTTCTACGCCCTCTACATGCGTTCTGTGTTCGAAGGACAAGGATAAAAAAGATAAGTCTGATTTAGACTTTGATAGATATGTTAAATCAGTTAACTCCGTTACGAGATCGGTAGATGTCAGTCAGAAATCAGATAAGTTTAAAATGAGGGAAGATACAAAGAAAGCTGCGATCAGATCGGATTGTACTAAGAAAAGTGATCGTTCAGACGATAAGAGAGACGTTAAATTAGTTAGAAGGAGCGATTTAACTTGTGTTTGCGATAGCGACGACGATTTCGATGAAACGGATAGACTGATACAGTTGAGGGATTACGATTATATAGACATAGTAGACGATAATATGAAGATAGTTATTGCATTGTCTGGATATCCTAAGTCTAAAATGCAGCTCAAGCAAATGGAGCGGTTTCAAAGATCTCTCCACGATGTCATGGACATGCAGTTGAAAGCGGGTCTTCTAAAGAAGACGCCGACTTTCCTCGACTATTATCTAAATAGAGGAGCGATCGTTTGTATCTGCAAGAATGTCGATAGTAGAGATTGGGTGGTGAGGATAATACCAGGTCTGCAGGAAAGGATGGGCAGTAATCTTGTATTGTTGAAAGCGAAAGTGAAGCGATTGTGTCTGGGTGTGATCAAAACGCCCAAGTCCTCTTGGCCGGCAACCGCTCAGGACGCGTTTAAACTCTTGCAGTACTTTAATCCGAATTTGAAGACTCatttatggaaaatatattCGCAGAAGATCATCGACGATGTCGAGAGTACGTCATTTATTATAGATAGGGTTTCAGGTGAATTCATTCGCGGTCcaagttttaaaaatgtcataGATTACAATCAGATGGTTTTCGAACTAATGGGCAATACTGAGATTTATTACGACAGTTATCTATCAGATATGAACGAAGATCTGTCCAGTGTTGCGTCTAGGGTTAAACTTTTGCAAGAAATTAAGTCAAACGATTCTACTCCCAGGAATCTTGAAATAAAAGATGATAACGACGAGGAGAACGAAGGAATTAATGATTATCCAGACGAAGCAAGCGATAGAAATGAACAGACGTTTGAAATTAAAAGGTCGTCCGATGATCAGAATAAGGATGTCGATGCGGATAAAGGATTAGACGTAACTGTGACGAAATATGTGTCAGATGATCAAAGCGCTTGCAATCGAGATGATATTTGGATCACAGAGACTGATAATTTAAACTGTAATAAGACTGTTTCGAATGAGTCGAAAGAAGTTGAAGTTATCGATGCTAGTACTTCAACGATCGCAATATCCGAGCAAACTGAATCATTTGCGGAGAGTTTTGAGACCGTCACGGTGAAGAATAGCAATTTAAACATCGACAGCAGTAGAGGCATTGCGTATAACAGACGTACGAATTATTTACACGTCGAGAATGAACTCAAAATCTCATTAGTTTTAGATGGTTATCCGCAGAATAAACTGGAAGGTACGCATATAAGACGATTGAAACATCTATTCAAGGATTACCTTCATAAAGATATGAAGTTGCAGCGTTTTTGTAATATGATAATACCTAAATTCCATGATGTATATCTGTCCAACGGCGCTGTTATATATGTCTGTGATAGTTTGGAAAGTCGTGACTATTTAATGGAATTGTTACCCAAGTTCATTAACTCTACAGGCTTGAAATTGAATTTCAGAGACGTTAACAACTTGGTCAGGTATACTAGGATCATTATGAAACTACCCCAAGAATTGTCTAATGTCGAATCTCACGATATACTCTACGcacttaaaatgaaatatcCAAAATTGAATCCAGATGGTTGGAAGTACTATTCTGATGTCGCCGGCAAACAGAAGAGACAATTCGGCGTCGATCCAATATCGCTGGAAGTCATCAAATGTCCAAGTTTTGATCCGATATACGAAGGGAAAACGATTAGTTTTAGAATAATCGATAGACAAAAACGAGACAGTACGAAAAGTGACTGTGACTTCAAAGAATCGGAATACGAAAATGACGAAACTAAAAAACTGAAACAAGAATTGTTACACGTCATGTATAGTCCGATAGAATCGGATATCATGAATGTACCATTGACACGTATTAGGACAAATCACTATTCCGATTTGGTTGCGGACGATTTGAAATTATACGTCGGACCAGCCAACTATCCCGAGACTCGTATCGATGAAATGGAATTTTATTCCATCAAGAGAACtatgaataatattgtttttggtAATTACGACGGATGCTTCGAATCTGTACCGCGATTTCgtgacatatatttatttgatggtgtgatatttattatatgtcagAATATGAGCTCGAGGGTTTGGGTCGAGGAAAACGTTgcaaatataaatgcaaaaatgtcAATGAATTTAAAGGTAACGGAATTTCGAGGTGCGGTAGGTATTATAAGTATGGTAGTGAGAACAGATAAGGATGCCGACGAGGTTATATCGTTACTGCAAAAACAAAATCCGAGATTACGAACAAAGTTTTGGAGAAAAATCAATACTGTACACACTCGGACGAAACTCGACGTCGTCTTGCAGATCGATAAGCTCTCGGCTCAAATAATAACAGACAAAGACTTCAACGGTACGATCGGAGATGACAGCGTGGAGTTCAAACTGGGACATTTAAAATCGATGCTCAAGCCTAAAATGAGTATTCACGATAACtcaaataacaatatatcaACAGGTAACTCTTCGCCTTCAAATCACATTCTTGCCGAAAAAACTAATCCCAATATTAAAGATGAAAACGTAAAATTAGTACAGGAGAAGTTCAATTCGACGTTCTTCGATAAGGGAAACGAGGAGAATTCTCCGAGATCGATGAGGAATCTCGGTTTCAGGGAGAGTAACGTTTTCTTCTACACGGATATCGATAAAAATTCCGACAGGGATTCCGTGAAAAGTTTTCGCAACAACGCTCAAGGTCATTGCAAGATGGTTTTGAAAGTTCCTATGAATATTCTACCTGAATCGAAGGACGGTCTTGAAGTAATCCTCGATCTTTTGGAAGATAAAAATCCGGGGCTCAATACCGAGCTGTGGAAGGTCGAAAAGATATCGCAAAATAATCgtggtaaatttaatattttaattgacaagCATTCCGCGTCTATCATAAAGGGGGAGGGATTTGATCCGACCATAGGAGGAGAGAGACTTAAGTTTCTTCTctaa